The sequence GCGGCGGTCGACGCGATCCTGTCCGGCGTGATCGACGCGTCCTTCCGTGCCGTCCCCGGATCCGGCGGGCAGCTCCCGGACGGCATAGGGGCGGCCCGGGCCTTCGACGAGCGCGTCCAGCTCCTCGTCGGGCCGGGTCACCTGCTCGCCGCCGCCGGGGCGGTCACGCCCGCCGAGCTGGTCGGGCACCGGATCTGGATGCCCGGCATCGTGCCCGGCACCGAATGGGCCGCCTACTACGGCGATCTCGCCGCCGCGTTCGGGCTCACCATCGAGGTCACCGGCCCCGACTTCGGCGTCGAGCCGCTGCTGGACACCATCGCCGAGTCGCCGTCACTGGCCACCCTCGTCGGCGAGCAGACAGGTTTCAGCTGGCCCGCGGACCATGATCTGCGGCGCATACCGGTGCGGGACCCGACTCCGGTCTACCCGCACTCACTGCTGTGGCACCGCGACAACGCGCACCCGGCACTGGCCGCGCTCCGCGACCACCACCGCTCCGGCCCGCGTGCGCACTCGGGCGCCGAGACCTGGACCCCGGCATGGGCCTAGCGGTCCGGACATGAGGGGGCTCCGGAACTCCGACCGGAGTTCCGGAGCCGCCTCATGTCCGACGGGCGTCAGGCCTGGACCGCGGCCTGTTCGGAGGCGTCCTGCCGGTCCGTCGTGGCGCTGTCGGCCGCGACGGGGCGGGCGGCCGGGATGACGGCCGCGATGACGGCGGCCACCAGGGCGACGGCGCCGCCGATGATCAGGGCGGTACGGAAGCCGTCCTCGGAGGTGATGCTGAAGCCGCCCATGGTGACGGTCATCTGGGAGAGGACCACGCCGACGACGGCGGCGCCCACGGACGTGCCGAGGGAGCGCATGAGGGTGTTGAAGCCGTTGGCGGCGGCGGTCTCGGAGAGCGGGACCGAGCTCATGATGAGTGCGGGCATCGCCCCGTAGGCGAGGCCCACACCACTGCTGGTGATCATGAGGACCAGCATCAGGCCCCAGGCGGAGCCCAGCAGCGCCAGGGACACGCCGTAACCGGCGGCGATGACGAGGATGCCGGAGATCAGCGTGAACTTCGGGCCGCGTGCGTCGGTGAGCTTTCCGCCGAGCGGGGAGACGACCATCATCATGATGCCGCCGGGGGCCATCCACAGGCCGGCCGCGAGCATCGACTGGCCCAGGCCGTAGCCGGTCGCCTCGGGGAACTGCAGCAGCTGCGGAACGATCAGCATGCCGGCGTACATGCCGAAGCCGACGAAGAGCGAGGCGAGGTTGGTGAGCAGGACCCGGGGGCGGGCCGTGGTGCGCAGGTCGACCAGCGGGTCCCGGGTGCGGGTCTCCCACACGCCCCAGGCCAGCAGCACCACGACGGCGGCGGCGAACAGGCCGAGGGTCGTCGCCGAACCCCAGCCCCACTCCGCGCCCTTGGAGACCGCGAGCAGCAGGCAGACCAGGCCGACGCCGAGTCCGATCGCGCCGGGCGCGTCGAAGCGCTGACCCTTGGCTCCGGCGGGGACGTCCGGGATCAGGAACCAGATCAGGACGGCGATCGCCACGGCCAGGACGGCGGAGCCCCAGAACAGCACGCGCCAGTTCGCGTACTGGGCGACCGCGGCGGCGATCGGCAGGCCGAGTCCGCCTCCGATGCCCATGGACGCGCTGACGAGCGCGATCGAGGAGCTGAGCTTCTCGGCCGGCACCACGTCACGCAGGAGCGCGATACCCAGCGGCACCATGCCCATGCCCATGCCCTGCAGACCGCGGCCGACGATCATCGGGACGACGGACGACGACAGCGCGCACACCACCGAGCCCACGATGAGGGGGACGGAGCAGGCGAGGAGCATCCGCCGCTTGCCCAGCAGGTCGCCCAGGCGTCCGGTGACGGGCACACAGACAGCCGCCACCAACAGGGTGACCGTGATCACCCACGCGGTGTTCGAGGACGAGCTGTGCAGGATCTGGGGCAGATCCGCGATGAGCGGCGTGACCAGGGTCTGCATGATCGCCGCCGTGGTGCCCGCGAAGGCCAGCGTGGCGATCACGCCGTTGGTGTGGCGGGGTATCGGTGGGGTTCCCATCAAGGGACTCCTCGCATCTCTTTCGGGCTACTGAGGATGCAGTGTACATACCTTGTGCATCATGCATGACATGTGCTCATTGCATAGCCTGTGCAAAGATGGCAGCCGGGACCACCGCAGAACGAGCCGCGTCGGTCCCGTCGCGAAAGTGGGAGGCAGTGGCGCATGGGCAGGCCGACGTACGAGGTCGAGTACGAGCAGATGCTGCTCGGCAGGCACGCGCTCGCAGCGCACGGCGGGCGCAGCAAGGAGAGCGTGCTGGAGCGGAGCTCCTACATTTTGCTCAGCCGCATCCGCGTACAGGGGCCCATGTCGATCGGTGAGCCGAGCGACGCGTTCGGCCTCGACGCCTCCACGCTCAACCGGCAGACCGCCTCGGCCATGCGCGCCGGACTCGCGGAGCGCATCCCCGACCCCGACGGCGGACTGGCCCGCAAGTTCCGCATCACGGACAAGGGGGCCCGGATTCTCGACGAGGAGCGCGAGCGGACCGTCGGCTCCCTCGACCGGGTCATGGCCGACTGGTCCGACGAGGACATCGCGGAGTTCGCCGGCTACCTGCGGCGCTTCAACACCGGCATCGAGCGGCTCGGCGGACGCCCCTGGCCACGCCCGTGACGGCGGCCGTCGTGAGCGGGATCGCCGACACCTCGACCCAACTCCCGGTGTACGCACGGCAGTAGAGGCAAGGAGGGGTTCGGCGGGAGGCGCGGTGACGGGTTCGCGGAGCCCGCGGAGGGGTACTCATGAGCCCTATGAGGGAGACCGGAAGATACCAGGCGCGGGGGCCCTGCGGCCCAGCAAGTGCCGCGGAGACCGAAAGCCCTTGCCCCTGAGGCACCGATCGACCCTCGCGGGGCCTCACCCGTCCCCTCACCCACACCCCTCACCGAGTGACCGGCCCGGCGTCCGAGGCCGGCACCACTGATACGCACGAACGAGCCAGATCGACCAAAAGGCCTCGCTTCACGGTCTCGCCGAATAGCGTGCGAGAAATCGAACACCTCTCCCCACCTCCCTGCGGTCCGTGCACGTGACGGACCCCTGCCGCGCTAGGAGAACCGGGATGTCCGACGACCCCTCGGATGCGTACGCCGCTCAGCCCCACCCAGCCAGGCACCCCACAGCCACACCCGCCTGGGCCACCACAGAAGAGCACTTACCCGAGCGCATCGCGCGCCCCTCCACGCCCGGACACCACAGGGATCTGCGCATCCTGCGCCGGGCCTACCGCCGACAGCGCCGAGTCGCCACCTTCACCGCTCTCGGCTACTTCACGATCTTCCTGATCCTCTCCGTCCGCGCCCCGTCGTTCATGACGGAGCCCGTCACCGGCGGCCTCTCCACCGGCATGGTGCTCGGCCTGGTCCAACTCCCCGTCACCTGGCTCGCGATCGTGCTCTTCGAGTACACGGCCAGCCGGTACGTCGACCCTCTCGCGCGCCGTATGCGGCAACGCACGGCCCTGCTCGCCGAGCGGGAGCCCGGACAATGACGGAGTTCAGCGGCACCGCGCAGACGTGGTCCCTGGTCGCCTTCTGCACCGTCGTCACCGTGACCCTGCTGCTCTGCGTCATCGCGGGCCCCGACCGCGACGACCTCGACGAGTTCTACACCGGGTACCGCTCGCTGTCCCCGATGCGCAACGGTCTCGCCATCGCGGGCGACTACATCTCCGCGGCCACCGTCCTCACCATCGGAGGCGTCATCGCGCTGTGCGGCTACGACGGTGTCGTGCTCGCCCTCAGCACCCTGCTGTCCCTGCTGCTCCTGATGTTCCTGCTGGCCGAACCCCTGCGGAACACCGGCCGGTTCACTCCGGGGGACGCCATCGCCAGGCGCATGCCCGGACGCGCCGTGCGCATCACGACGTGCGTCGTGACCATCGCCTCTCTGATGCCGATGATGCTGGTCCAGCTCGCCAGCACCGGCCAGCTGCTCGCCTTCATCCTCGGTTTCAGCAGCGCCACCATGAAGACCGGATGTGTCATCGGGGTGGGCGGGCTGATGATCACCTACGCGGCCATCGGCGGGATGAAGGGCACCGCCCTCATCCAGATCCTGAAGATGGTCATGCTCCTCGGCTCGGGCGCCGTGGTCGCGGTCCTGATGCTCCGCGCGTTCGCCTGGGACCCGGGAGAGCTGTTCCGCAGAGCCGCCGAACGCAGCGGCGCGGGCTCGGCGTTCCTGCGCTCCGGCCTGCAGTTCGCCGGAGGTCCGCACGCGGGCCTGGACATGGTCAGCACCCAGTTCGCCATCGTGCTCGGCGGCGCCTGTCTCCCCCATGTCACCATGCGCATGTTCACGGCGGACAGCGCACGGCAGGTCCGCCGCTCGATGTCCTGGGCGGTGTCGTCGGTGGCCCTGTTCATGCTGGTCATCACCATCGTCGCGACCGGGGCGACCGCGCTCCTCGGCCGGTCCGGGATCACCGCGGCCGACCCGCGCGGCAACACGGCCTACCTCGTGGGCTCCCGCGCGGTGTTCGGGACGCACGTCACGCGGGCCGAGACCTTCCTGTTCACCACCGTCACGGCGGCGATCTTCCTGACCCTGCTCGCGTCGGTCGCGAGCATGATCCTGGCCTGCGCCAACTCCCTGGCCCACGACGTCTACGCGAGCCGCGCCACCCGTCATTCACCGGTACGGGAAATGACCGTCGCCCGAATCTCCGCGCTCGCCGTCGGAATACCGACGATCGTGCTCGCCGGTCTCATCCAGCACCGCAGTCTCCAGCCCCTGGCGACGCTGTCCTTCTGTCTGGCCGCCTCGGCCATCGCCCCCGCGCTGATCTACAGCCTGTTCTGGCGCCGCTACACCCGTACCGGTCTGCTGAGCACGCTCATCGGCGGCTCGCTCACCGTCCTCGTCCTGATGCCCGGCACCCGGCTGGTCTCCGGGACACCCATGGCGGCCTTCCCTCAGGCCGACTTCAACTGGTTCCCGTTCACCACGACCGGGCTGGTGTCCATCCCCGTGGGCTTCGCGTTCGGCTGGCTCGGCACGATGTTCTCGGGACGCCGTGAGACACAGCGGCGAAAGAGGGACTACGAGCGGATCGAGGCCAGAATCCTGGCCGGCCCGGAGCCCAGGCCGAGATGACATCGCCCGCCCAGGGCCTGTCGAACTGGGCCTAGTTGCAGGCAGCACGTTTCCTGATGTTAGGTTTGGCTTACCTTACTGAACGGAACTCGCTGTTCCGTAACTCTGCGCTGCCCCCGAGCGGGCGGACAAGGACGACCTCCAGTGCGCTTCGACCCGTCGCCGTTCGCCCGCGGCACGCACCCTCGGACACGCGTCGCGTGACCGTCTCCCCGCCGAAACCCGCCGACGCCACACGCGTCCGCCGCCGTCACGGCAGGCCCGCACTGAGTGCGGGCCTGCTCGCCGCGGCCCTGGTACTGGCCGCCGTGAGCGTGCTCAGCCTCGCCGTGGGTTCCGGCGACGTGGCTCTGCACGACGTGGTCGCCGGGGTCTTCAGCCCCGACCGTTCCGTCCACGGCCAGATGGTCGTCCAGGAGGTCCGCCTCCCGCGCACGTTCGCCGGGCTGCTCGCCGGATCGGCGCTCGGCGTCGCCGGTGCCCTGATGCAGGGCGTCGCCCGCAACCCCCTGGCGGATCCCGGTCTGTTGGGCGTCAACGCGGGTGCCTCCGTCACCGTCGTCTTCGCCATCAGCGTCCTGTCGCTGACCGAACCCGCGCAGTACATCTGGTTCGGCTTTCTCGGAGCGTGCGTGGCCGCCGTACTCGTCCACGGCATCGGCAGTCTGGGCCGCGAGGGCGCCACACCGGTGAAACTGGCCCTCGCCGGAGCGGCCACCACCGCTGTACTCGGCTCCCTGACCAGCGCCATGCTGCTCAGGGACAGCCGGACCTTCGACCAGTTCCGGTTCTGGCAGGTGGGCGCGCTCAACGGCCGTGACATCGATGTCCTGTGGCAGGCGCTGCCCTTCGTCGCCGTCGGCGGAGTGCCGGCCCTGCTCCTCGGTCCCTCCCTCAACGCCCTCGCACTCGGCGACGACATCGCGCGCGGCCTGGGACAGCGCATCGTCGCGATGCGGCTGGCCGGCGCCGCGAGTGTCGTCCTGCTCTGCGGTGCCGCGACGGCGATCGCGGGGCCGATCGGCTTCCTCGGCCTGGCGGTTCCGCACGCGGCACGCCTGATCACCGGCCCCGACTACAAGTGGATCCTCCCCTACAGCGCACTGCTGGCACCGGCTCTGCTGCTCTTCGCGGACGTCGTGGGGCGACTGATCGCGCGCCCCGGTGAGGTGCAGGTCGGTGTGATCACCGCCGCGCTGGGCGCCGTCCCCTTCGTCCTCCTCGTCCGCCGCCGGAACGTGGTCGAACTGTGAACCGTACGACGCCCTCCGGGGCAGCCGGGGCGCCCTCCGGACACTGCGCGCCGACCGGCACGACCGCTGTGGCCGGTACAGCCCACGTGGCCGGTACCACCCCCACGGCCGGTACGGCCGACACGAGGGGCACGCCCGGCTCGACAGGCGGCCCGGCCGGTACGAGTGACACGTCCGGCCGGCTCTCCCCCGCCGCCACGCACGACGCCGTGGCCCGGCTCGTGCGCGTCAGGCGCCGCGGGCAGGCCCGCCGCACCCTCGTGAGCGGCGTCCTGCTGGCCGTCGTCCTCGCGGCGCTCGCCCTGTCCCTCACCACCGGCGACTTCGTCATCCCGCTCGCCGACGTCCTCGCCACCCTGGCCGGGGGCGGTGACGGGGGAACGCAGTTCGTCGTCCTCGAACTGCGCCTGCCGCGAGCCCTGCTGGCACTCCTGGTCGGCATCTGCTTCGGCCTCTCGGGAGCGGTGTTCCAGGGTCTGCTGCGCAACCCGCTGGCCAGCCCCGACGTCATCGGCGTCAGCGCCGGGGCCAGCGCGGCGGCCGTCCTGGCGAGCATGGTCCTCGACCTGAGCGGGATCGCCCTGTCGGCGGTCGCCCTGGTGGGCGCGCTGCTGACCGGCGCCGCCGTGTATCTGCTGGCCTGGCGCAAGGGTGTCTCCGGCTACCGCCTGGTCCTCGTCGGCATCGGCATCGGTACGGGCCTGTCGAGCGTCGTCTCGTACGTCATGACGCGGTCGGACGTCACCGAGGCCCAGAACGCCTTCCTCTGGCTGACCGGCAGTCTCAACGGCCGTTCCTGGACCCACTTCTGGCCCCTGTTCGGCGGCGCGGTCCTGCTGCTGCCCCTGGCCCTGGTGGCCGCGCGGGCCCTCCCGGCGCTGCAGCTGGGCGACGAGGCCGCCGGGGGTCTGGGGGCGCGCGTCGAGCACAGCCGACTCGCCATGCTGGCCTGCGCGACCGCCCTCGCCGGGCTGGCGACGGCGGCCGCCGGGCCCGTCGGCTTCGTCGCCTTCGTGTCCCCGCCCATCGCCCGGCGCCTGCTCCCCGGTCAGGGCGCGGCCCTGGTGCCCGCTGCCCTGGTCGGCGCCGCGCTGGTCCTCCTCTCCGACTACGCGGCCCGACACCTCATCCCCGGTACGCAGTTGCCGGTGGGGATCGTGACCAGCCTCGTCGGTGCGCCGTACCTGCTGTGGCTGCTCGCGCGCGCCAACCGCGTGGGCAGGGGCGGCTGACCGTGACACGACCCTCAGACGAAGGTTCCGGCGAGGTCCGTGAACCGCTCGGCACCCTCAAGGAGACGACGGTGACCTCCCCGCACGCCCCGCACACCCTCCAGGCCCGGGACCTCACGCTCGGATACGGAGAGCGCGAGATCATCTCCGGGCTCGACGTCGACCTGCCACCAGGCCGGATCACCTGCGTCGTGGGCCCCAACGCCTGTGGCAAGTCCACGCTGTTGCGCTCGATGGCACGGCTGCTGGTGCCGTCGGCGGGGGCCGTTCTCCTCGACGGGCGCAGCATCCAGGAGCTGCCCACCCGCCAGGTGGCCGCGACCCTGGGCGTCCTGCCGCAGTCCCCGGTGGCGCCCGAGGCCATCACCGTCGCCGATCTGGTCGGCCGGGGCCGTTATCCGCACCAGGGGTGGTTCCGGCGCTGGACGACGTCCGACTCCGAGGCCGTCGCCGCCGCCATGCTCGCCACCGACGTCCTCGACCTCGCCGACCGGCCCCTGGACGAGCTCTCCGGCGGGCAGCGCCAGCGCGTCTGGATCGCCATGGCCCTGGCCCAGGAGACCGACATCCTGCTGCTGGACGAGCCCACCACCTATCTCGACATCAGCCACCAGCTGGATGTGCTGGACCTGCTGACCGACCTCAACCGGCAGCGCGGTGTCACCCTCGCCGTCGTCCTGCACGATCTCAACCTCGCGTGCCGGTACGCCGACCACCTCATCGCGATGAAGGACGGCCGCGTCGTCGCGGAGGGCACCCCGACCGCGATCGTCACCGAGGAACTGGTGCACGAGGTGTTCGGGCTGCGCAGCGCGGTCGTCCCGGACCCGGCGTCGGCCACACCCCTGATCGTTCCGATGGGGCGGCACCACATCACGGCGCCGCAGCAGGCCGGCGGCGTCCCACTCGCCTCGTCCTCCTGAACCTCCGTCCCCCTGAACTCACCTTTTCCTGAACCCAGTTCTCCGAATCCACGTCAGCCTCCACCCCCCGTCCCTCCTGCCCTGTCGAGCACTCCTGTGCGCCTCCCGGAAAGAGCACCCACCATGTCCCCTCGCCCCGCCGACTCCGGCTCCCGACGCCGCACCGGCCCTCTGCGCCTGCTGACCGGCGCCCTCGCGCTCACCCTGATGGGCGCGCTGGCCGCCTGCGGTTCGTCCGACGACTCCGGCACCCAGGACAGCGCCGCCCAGAAGTCCGACGGCTCGTTCCCCGCGAAGGTGGCCACCAAGTTCGGGACGGTCACCGTGGACGAAGCGCCCAAGCGCGTGGTGGCGCTCGGGTGGGGAGACGCCGAGGCCGCACTCTCGCTCGGGGTGCAGCCGGTCGGGGCCAGCGACTGGCTCGCCTTCGGCGGCGAGGGCGTCGGCCCGTGGGCCAAGGGCCTCTACGACAAGAGCCCGCAGAAGATAGGCACGCTGGAGCCCGAGTACGAGAAGATCGCGGCCCTCAGGCCCGACCTGATCCTGGACACCAAGTCCAGCGGCGACCAGACGCGTTACGACACCCTGAGCAAGATCGCACCGACGGTCGGGGTGCCGAAGGGCGGCGACCAGTACAAGATCTCCTGGGAGAAGCAGACCACCATGGTCGCCCAGGCTCTCGGCCGCAGCGACGAAGGCAAGCAGCTGATCACCGAGACGGAGCAGAAGTTCACCGACGCCGCCGAGGCGCACCCCGAGTTCGAGGACAAGACGATCACGCTCGGTTCACGGACCGCCTCCGCCTGGGGCGCGTACGTGCGCGGCACCGGCCGGGTCGACTTCGTGGAGCGGCTCGGGTTCCGCAACAACCCGGCCGTCGAGGCCAAGGCCGGGTCCGCGTTCTCCGTGCCCGTCTCTGAGGAGAACCTCCAGCTCCTCGACGCCGGCCTCACCGTCATGGCGCCCATCGGCGTCACCGCGAAGAAGATCAGCTCGGATCCCCTCTTCAAGGCCGTGCCGTCCGTGAAGAAGGGCCACTCCGTCGTCTTCGACGACCAGAACATCAGCTCGGCCTTCGCGATGGACTCCGTACTGTCGGTCGACTACGCGCTGGAGAAGGTCGTTCCGCTGTTCTCGAAGGCGCTGAAGTAGCGCCTGGTCAGGCCTGGTCGGTCTCGGGCGCCCACACCCGGTCCGCGTAGTCGGCGAAGTTGCGTCCGAGGATCTTCTCGATGCGTTCGGAGCGGTATCCGCGCCGCTCCAGAAGACGGATCAGCTCCCGGAACTGGTCCACCCCGCGCAGGTCGAGTACGAAGGGGAGCGTGTCGGCGCGCTCCCCCGCCGCGCCGACCCCGGCCTCGCGGCGCAGTGCCACGTGCTCGGCGAGATCCGCGCGGTAGGCGTCGAGGTCGTCGATCGCGGTGACGGGCCCGTCGGTGCCGATGCCGACATGGTCCTCACCGCACACGTTCACGGCGTGGTCGATGTGCTCGACGACGTCCGCGGCCGTCGCATGACCGGAGAGGTCGAGGAACGGCATGAAGTAGATGCCCACGAACCCCCCGCGCGAGGCGACCAGCCGCAGTTCCTCGTCGGTCTTGTTGCGCGGCAGGTCGGCGAGCGCCCGGCAGCCGGTGTGGTTGATCGACACGGGCGTACGGGAGAGAGCCGCGGCCTCCAGGCAGGTGCGCTCCCCGCTGTGCGAGAGGTCGACCATCAGGTGGTGTTCGCCGAGCGCCTCGACGACGGAACGGCCGAAGTCGCTCAGGCCCCGGTTGGCCGGCGCCATGGAACCGTCGCCGATGTGGTTGGCCTGGTTGTAGGTGAGTTGCACGACGCGCACGCCCAGTTCGGCGAACGTGGCGACGCGACCGGTGTCCTCGCCGACCGCGACGGCGTTCTGGAAGCCGTAGATGACACCGATCCGGCCCGACTCCCGTGCCCGGTGGAGGTCGGCGGCCGTGCGGACCTCCATCAGGTCCGCCGCGTGGTCCCGCACGATCCCGTCCCAGACGGCGATCTCGTGGAGCGTGTGCTCGTACGGAGGCAGATCGCCCATGGTGTAGCCGAGGGTGATGTTGACCGCGGTGAGACCCGAGGCGTGGGCGTCCGCCAAGGTGCGCGCGTCGATGGTGAGTTGCTCACTGCTGGGGTTGAGTTGTGCGGCGGCCTCGGCCGACCGGGGCGCGTTCGGGTTGTCGAGCTGCCCGAGCGCGTTGATGATCATGGGGGTGGAGGTCATCGGGCTTCCTCGTGCTCGGCGCGGGCGGGCTCTGCGGCACTGGACCGTGCGTCCTGCGGCCGTGCCGCCCGGGAGTGGGCCGCGTCGTACGCGGCGCGCTCGTAGCGTCGGCCGCGCTTGACGGTCAGGGTGACGCTGCGCAGGTGGTCGATGTCGAGCAGCGGATTCTCGTCCAGGACGACGAAGTTGGCGAGCTTGCCGGGCTCGACACTGCCCATGAGGTCCTCGGCGCCGGCGCTCCGGGCACCGATCAGCGTAGCCGAGCGCAGCACCTCCTCGGGCGGCATGCCGCAGCGGCGCACCAGGAACGCCAGCTCCTCGAACAACGCGGGGAACGGCTCCCCGGGATCGGTCTCGTAGTCGGTGCCCGTCGAGAGGTCCACACCGGCGCGGTACGCCTGAGCCGTGACGTGCGCGGCGAGCCTCGAGTTGGCACGCGCGCGTGCGGCGTCCTCGGGCCCCTCCCCCGCCGGCTCGTCGCTCTCCCACATACCGGCGGTCGCGTCGAGAACGGTTCCGCGGCGGCACATCAGCGCGAAGAGTTCGTCGAGGTGCGGATCGTCCTCGGCGGCGAACCGCCGGTGGTCGACCTTCGGTTTGTTCTTGTACGTGGTCAAGGGCTCGTCGGCGCCCTCGAAGGCGAGCAGCGTGACATGGGAGACGCTGTCGACACCGGCCTCGACGACCTGTCGGGGTGTCGCGGGGAAGACGGCCGCGTGGGCCCAGACTGGGATGCCCTGGCGGTGCGCCTCGGCGGTGATCGCGGCGACCGTGCGGTGGTCGAGGTCGGCGTAGACCTTGATGGCGGCGGCGTGCGTGCCGCGCGCCAGAGCCACCGCCACACGCAGGTCCGTGTCCGGTGTGACGGCCTGCATCCACGGCACGGCGCCCGGGATCTCCCCCTGGGAGACCTGGTGGGTGCGCGGGTCGTCGAAGAAGCCCGGCCCCGCCATCAGCGCGGCGTAGCGGATGTCCGGCCCCGGGATCTCGCCGACGAGGGTGGCCCGCGCGAGGTCGCCCACCTGCCGCAGGTCGTCGGCCATGTCGCGGATCGCCGTGACGCCGCTGTGCACGAGGCGGTCCAGCACCGCCTCGGCGACGGGCCGGTCGGGCGGGGTCGCGATGTGCTGGTGGGAGTCGATCAGGCCCGGCATGACGAAGCGTCCGCCGAGGTCGTGGACGCGCGCGTCGGCGGGCAGGGAGGCGGCGATGTCGACGTCGTCACCGACCGCCCTGATCGTCGCGCCGTCGACGACGATCGACGTCGAGGGCCGGGGCGCCCGTCCGGTTCCGTCGAAGAGCGTGGCGCCGCGATACACGGTCACCGTGCCCTCGGGCGGCGGGGCGTGCGGGGTCGGCGCTCCCGGAGCCTCGTTCGTCATCGTCACCTCTCGCTCAGCCTTGCCACGCAGGTTGTTACGCTCTACGCAACACATGTAACGTCTCTTGCAACATGCGTCACCGTACGCCGCCGTACCCCGACGCCACAAGGAGTGGTCGGACTTGCCCGAAGCACCCCGAACCGCGGTGGACAAGGCCCTGGACCTGGTCGAGGCCGTCTCGCGGTCCCCGCGTCCACCGCGCCTGACCGACCTGGCCGAGGAGGTCGGACTGCACCGCGCGACCGCCTACCGCGTCCTCCTCGATCTCGTACGCCGCGGATGGGTGCTGCGAGCCGGTGACCGCTATCTGCCCGGCACCGCGGTGCTCCAGATGTCGTCGTCCGC is a genomic window of Streptomyces sp. NBC_00414 containing:
- a CDS encoding LysR family transcriptional regulator; the protein is MDLDAVRTFVAAADAGRFRDAADELGITQQAVSKRVAALEKSIGVRLFTRTARGARPTVDGQAFLPHARDLLRAEERALNSVRPGRRALRVDVIGRRLAPADLLRDFHRARPGIELDVVTLFDADAAVDAILSGVIDASFRAVPGSGGQLPDGIGAARAFDERVQLLVGPGHLLAAAGAVTPAELVGHRIWMPGIVPGTEWAAYYGDLAAAFGLTIEVTGPDFGVEPLLDTIAESPSLATLVGEQTGFSWPADHDLRRIPVRDPTPVYPHSLLWHRDNAHPALAALRDHHRSGPRAHSGAETWTPAWA
- a CDS encoding MFS transporter, whose translation is MGTPPIPRHTNGVIATLAFAGTTAAIMQTLVTPLIADLPQILHSSSSNTAWVITVTLLVAAVCVPVTGRLGDLLGKRRMLLACSVPLIVGSVVCALSSSVVPMIVGRGLQGMGMGMVPLGIALLRDVVPAEKLSSSIALVSASMGIGGGLGLPIAAAVAQYANWRVLFWGSAVLAVAIAVLIWFLIPDVPAGAKGQRFDAPGAIGLGVGLVCLLLAVSKGAEWGWGSATTLGLFAAAVVVLLAWGVWETRTRDPLVDLRTTARPRVLLTNLASLFVGFGMYAGMLIVPQLLQFPEATGYGLGQSMLAAGLWMAPGGIMMMVVSPLGGKLTDARGPKFTLISGILVIAAGYGVSLALLGSAWGLMLVLMITSSGVGLAYGAMPALIMSSVPLSETAAANGFNTLMRSLGTSVGAAVVGVVLSQMTVTMGGFSITSEDGFRTALIIGGAVALVAAVIAAVIPAARPVAADSATTDRQDASEQAAVQA
- a CDS encoding MarR family winged helix-turn-helix transcriptional regulator is translated as MGRPTYEVEYEQMLLGRHALAAHGGRSKESVLERSSYILLSRIRVQGPMSIGEPSDAFGLDASTLNRQTASAMRAGLAERIPDPDGGLARKFRITDKGARILDEERERTVGSLDRVMADWSDEDIAEFAGYLRRFNTGIERLGGRPWPRP
- a CDS encoding DUF485 domain-containing protein, whose translation is MSDDPSDAYAAQPHPARHPTATPAWATTEEHLPERIARPSTPGHHRDLRILRRAYRRQRRVATFTALGYFTIFLILSVRAPSFMTEPVTGGLSTGMVLGLVQLPVTWLAIVLFEYTASRYVDPLARRMRQRTALLAEREPGQ
- a CDS encoding sodium/solute symporter encodes the protein MTEFSGTAQTWSLVAFCTVVTVTLLLCVIAGPDRDDLDEFYTGYRSLSPMRNGLAIAGDYISAATVLTIGGVIALCGYDGVVLALSTLLSLLLLMFLLAEPLRNTGRFTPGDAIARRMPGRAVRITTCVVTIASLMPMMLVQLASTGQLLAFILGFSSATMKTGCVIGVGGLMITYAAIGGMKGTALIQILKMVMLLGSGAVVAVLMLRAFAWDPGELFRRAAERSGAGSAFLRSGLQFAGGPHAGLDMVSTQFAIVLGGACLPHVTMRMFTADSARQVRRSMSWAVSSVALFMLVITIVATGATALLGRSGITAADPRGNTAYLVGSRAVFGTHVTRAETFLFTTVTAAIFLTLLASVASMILACANSLAHDVYASRATRHSPVREMTVARISALAVGIPTIVLAGLIQHRSLQPLATLSFCLAASAIAPALIYSLFWRRYTRTGLLSTLIGGSLTVLVLMPGTRLVSGTPMAAFPQADFNWFPFTTTGLVSIPVGFAFGWLGTMFSGRRETQRRKRDYERIEARILAGPEPRPR
- a CDS encoding FecCD family ABC transporter permease — protein: MLGLAYLTERNSLFRNSALPPSGRTRTTSSALRPVAVRPRHAPSDTRRVTVSPPKPADATRVRRRHGRPALSAGLLAAALVLAAVSVLSLAVGSGDVALHDVVAGVFSPDRSVHGQMVVQEVRLPRTFAGLLAGSALGVAGALMQGVARNPLADPGLLGVNAGASVTVVFAISVLSLTEPAQYIWFGFLGACVAAVLVHGIGSLGREGATPVKLALAGAATTAVLGSLTSAMLLRDSRTFDQFRFWQVGALNGRDIDVLWQALPFVAVGGVPALLLGPSLNALALGDDIARGLGQRIVAMRLAGAASVVLLCGAATAIAGPIGFLGLAVPHAARLITGPDYKWILPYSALLAPALLLFADVVGRLIARPGEVQVGVITAALGAVPFVLLVRRRNVVEL
- a CDS encoding FecCD family ABC transporter permease, giving the protein MARLVRVRRRGQARRTLVSGVLLAVVLAALALSLTTGDFVIPLADVLATLAGGGDGGTQFVVLELRLPRALLALLVGICFGLSGAVFQGLLRNPLASPDVIGVSAGASAAAVLASMVLDLSGIALSAVALVGALLTGAAVYLLAWRKGVSGYRLVLVGIGIGTGLSSVVSYVMTRSDVTEAQNAFLWLTGSLNGRSWTHFWPLFGGAVLLLPLALVAARALPALQLGDEAAGGLGARVEHSRLAMLACATALAGLATAAAGPVGFVAFVSPPIARRLLPGQGAALVPAALVGAALVLLSDYAARHLIPGTQLPVGIVTSLVGAPYLLWLLARANRVGRGG
- a CDS encoding ABC transporter ATP-binding protein, with translation MTSPHAPHTLQARDLTLGYGEREIISGLDVDLPPGRITCVVGPNACGKSTLLRSMARLLVPSAGAVLLDGRSIQELPTRQVAATLGVLPQSPVAPEAITVADLVGRGRYPHQGWFRRWTTSDSEAVAAAMLATDVLDLADRPLDELSGGQRQRVWIAMALAQETDILLLDEPTTYLDISHQLDVLDLLTDLNRQRGVTLAVVLHDLNLACRYADHLIAMKDGRVVAEGTPTAIVTEELVHEVFGLRSAVVPDPASATPLIVPMGRHHITAPQQAGGVPLASSS